TATTGGAATATCCATACCAATACAGGTCCTATCTTTCATGCGCAAAAAAACGCAAATAGAAACCAAGTTTTACGTACTTATTTTACAGACAGAATTATTTTGGAGCTTAATTCTAGTATGCTAGACAAACTTTTTGTCATTTTTCAGTCCGTTCATACTTATTTTCCCGTCACGAGTTTAACTGAATTTCGCGCTAGTCTCAAAAATTTGGAAAATTTTTCTAGTCTATTTATCCAATCTTTTGATATCGTAAAAGAACAGGCGCCTGTGACGCAAGATCAGCGTTATCTCATTAATCTATTAGCGCGACTTTCTCTTGCGAAAATTGACAGTCCTACGTTAAATCACAAACAATATCTTCAACTAAAAAATTTACAGGCACCCATTTTTTTAGCAACAAAAGATTTATTGACTGATTTTATCTCACAATTTAATTTGCTGGTACCTTTAGAAGAACTCGAACTTTATACGTTAAACTTTATCCGGCATCAACTTTACGCCAAGCTCTTTGTGCCTACTCAACCTAACACGACCCTACCCAGCTCTAGCCTACAAAATGAACTGAATCATGGTATTATCCAAAAAAAAATTTCCGCCTTTTACCAGGACTTTGCAAATACTCAAAATCACGTTATAAAAAAATACGATTCAGATTGGATGATTGAAGATTTGCTGCATTTTTATGATCGCTTCAAACCAACTTCAAAAATACAAATTGGAGTCAATTACACCCGAGACTATTACGTAGCCGATGATTTGTGTGCACAATTAGAACATATCTTTGGCACAGACCAGCTTCTATTTAAAAGACGTGTTTTTAGCCAATGCGATATCATTATTACAGATTGCCCTCTAACAGATGTCCGTTACGAAGCTAAAATTATTTATCTACTTGAAAGCCAATTGGATCAAGCGGCATTGCAGTCTTTAATCAAAAAAGTAGCAAACCAAATTTTTATTTTAAGAACGAAAAATAGCTTTTAAATAAAAAAGCTTCGCAAATCCTCGCAACATGTGAAGTCAGATCTTGTTAAAACTGTTGCTCTAATCTTTTTACTTGTCAAAAACTTATACTTTCTTAAAGATAAAAAAACTTTTAGCCCTTTACTTAGAAATAAGCAATAAA
The DNA window shown above is from Enterococcus montenegrensis and carries:
- a CDS encoding helix-turn-helix domain-containing protein, which encodes MADLDFPITTHFIANRFKISEANLTVYLQELKKDLFQIDYPVKAIKKENKFIFLDIASQDCARLYYQLFTNYCEAATNYIILTSLLDKSNTSITKISQATHFSAPHVYSKMKEINNFLALYGITINFAANGTKKISGSEIQIQYCMLDIYWNIHTNTGPIFHAQKNANRNQVLRTYFTDRIILELNSSMLDKLFVIFQSVHTYFPVTSLTEFRASLKNLENFSSLFIQSFDIVKEQAPVTQDQRYLINLLARLSLAKIDSPTLNHKQYLQLKNLQAPIFLATKDLLTDFISQFNLLVPLEELELYTLNFIRHQLYAKLFVPTQPNTTLPSSSLQNELNHGIIQKKISAFYQDFANTQNHVIKKYDSDWMIEDLLHFYDRFKPTSKIQIGVNYTRDYYVADDLCAQLEHIFGTDQLLFKRRVFSQCDIIITDCPLTDVRYEAKIIYLLESQLDQAALQSLIKKVANQIFILRTKNSF